DNA sequence from the uncultured Ilyobacter sp. genome:
AGGAAGCCAAGATGTCTGTGGAATATGTGTGGTAGAGATAGACGGGGAACTGGTAAAATCATGTTCTACAAAGCCAAAAGAAGACATGGTAATAAAAACCTATACAGATGAGATAGAGGCAAGGAGAAAAGAGATACTTGAAAAACTCATGGAAAAACATCCCAACGACTGTCTCACTTGTGAAAAAGCAAAGGGAGACTGCCAACTGCAAGATGCCTGCTATGAATATGGAGTGGAAAACAGAAACCAAAAACCTATTAAGATATATGAAGTAGACCGGTCAACTGAAGGCATGATAAGGGACATGAATAAATGTATAAAATGTGAAAAGTGTGTGGCTGTATGTAAGGACGTCCAGGGTATAGGGGTCTATGATATAGAGGAAATAGAGGGAGAAAAAGAGATAGTCTTGGTTGATGGAAACACTCTCTCTGAAACAAAATGCATAAGCTGTGGTCAGTGTGTAAAAGTCTGCCCTGTAGGAGCCCTAGTTGAAAATAACACCGTTGTAGAACTTAGCAGAGAGCTCAAAAAAAAGGAGAAGCACTTTATTGTGCAGATGGCTCCTGCAATAAAGCATACTATAGGGGAGGAGTTTTTTATAGCTCCTGGGCAAGATGTCACCTCGATGATGGTGGGAGCATTAAAAAAACTAGGATTTTCCAAGGTATTCAGTACAGATTATTCAGCTGACGTAACTATCATGGAAGAGGGAACTGAACTTATACAACGGCTTACTAAAGGAAAGGGAAAGACTCCCATGTTTACCTCTTGCTGCCCGGGATGGGTAAATTATGTAGAAAAAAATCATCCGGAATTTCTTGAAAATTTGTCTAGCTGTAAGTCTCCGCAGCAGATATTCGGAGCTCTGGCAAAGAGTTATTACGCTGAGGAATCAAAAGTACCCAAAGAAGATATTAGAGTAGTGTCTATAATGCCATGTACAGCTAAAAAGGGTGAGGCTCAAAGAGCTGAGATGGAGGATCATGACAGCGCAAGGGATGTAGATGTGGTAATTACAACAAGAGAGTTTGCAAAGCTTGTAAAGATGAACAACATAAACTTTGCTGCCTTACCTGGTGGACAGGACTACGACTCATTTATGGGTAAAGGTTCTAGTGCAGGAAGACTTTTCGGTACTTCTGGAGGTGTAATGGAAGCGGCTCTCAGAACTGTAGCGACTGTATTAAGTGATGAAAAAGTTGGAGTCCTTGAGTTTGAAGAGATAAGGGGCTTCGAGAA
Encoded proteins:
- a CDS encoding [FeFe] hydrogenase, group A; the protein is MDIKLIVNNKKRIFDNKITLLENLENIGIEIPSLCYHKDLGSQDVCGICVVEIDGELVKSCSTKPKEDMVIKTYTDEIEARRKEILEKLMEKHPNDCLTCEKAKGDCQLQDACYEYGVENRNQKPIKIYEVDRSTEGMIRDMNKCIKCEKCVAVCKDVQGIGVYDIEEIEGEKEIVLVDGNTLSETKCISCGQCVKVCPVGALVENNTVVELSRELKKKEKHFIVQMAPAIKHTIGEEFFIAPGQDVTSMMVGALKKLGFSKVFSTDYSADVTIMEEGTELIQRLTKGKGKTPMFTSCCPGWVNYVEKNHPEFLENLSSCKSPQQIFGALAKSYYAEESKVPKEDIRVVSIMPCTAKKGEAQRAEMEDHDSARDVDVVITTREFAKLVKMNNINFAALPGGQDYDSFMGKGSSAGRLFGTSGGVMEAALRTVATVLSDEKVGVLEFEEIRGFENVKETNVEIGEHKLKLAVVNGIGSAHSLMEGIKSGSLYYDFVEVMACHGGCISGGGAPIPDNMDIRRQRMEGMHGFDKTSTLRRSHDNPEIKRLYENYLEDPCGHKSHHLLHTTYSDKS